One region of Oryza sativa Japonica Group chromosome 10, ASM3414082v1 genomic DNA includes:
- the LOC4348581 gene encoding meiosis-specific protein PAIR3 — MEVELTNIQKATSSDYWSLASNQYPCGKFPKVSVGVTIPRTSSVSRGRDAASTAAFEKNLSQGTDGRSRPPKMDNASLQVSPEAANHGGSAKEVPKPVPAKVSVSQPDDNAIEQTGTFSFGTRREQDSHLDQLDRPPLVSSQGKRQVESADKNKPNSEMLRMKLWEILGGTSQNKEAVASPNPEDIETPCQPKSQIANGPSSGRQKVFTSPVPYNIKTPAQFNSQTANKPSSDPIESDSDSPQVVEVRPITRSLGRKKEPTGSTHQDKSGSAKKPLSTHRSTPKQKILDNVFAFNDKCTPKTVGKSANGESGSLRNLRSLSRRAKVEPKKAHCSDRISHKTTQDDMERKVPSKYIPSEKKGEKTNSFSSLSRTGKTAESCSRSPKRERRVNTMANVGARKMQLSENLLVKTLNDGEHKLSSPQLTSFKSKGKCSSISPQQKENDNTHIPEASDRTAARNSFNSTPSPAANPSPVLRKYSWEHDENPAINGKSGQKDASPLADRFSDMPDDFASPTFAANIKISPHRSKMLDDDLFSSKYPKGVNRSRSTSFTSDPESEPLDKMEKTNELPGSESPNSQEERQNRKQPHLSPLSPIESEGAQISIPSFRKGYKSHKWLSDVDSPDKSSIEHLGRKSHLKEGRKGKRQLTSPTHFATSGTQETMSDKEPEKVPENYLTRAFDQLVVVLGRFQTKIKSETRNKSSKILAATGEIIRQHLEGVEGQMQADVDKLVNAGKSKRKRLESTFEEQQEKLRILHEKFKEEVNQQLLGCKNSVEDFEAYHAELKGVADKQKASHKKLLQNAEKTVGAQLSDAETKIAEVQKRARKRMKGLKFVLKELIAETAE, encoded by the exons ATGGAAGTTGAGCTGACGAACATTCAGAAA GCTACATCAAGTGACTATTGGAGTTTGGCCAGCAATCAATATCCATGTGGTAAATTCCCTAAGGTATCAGTTGGCGTCACAATTCCAAGGACGAGTTCTGTATCAAGAGGCAGAGATGCTGCTAGTACCGCTGCATTTGAGAAGAACTTGTCTCAGGGAACTGATGGAAGATCTAGACCTCCCAAAATGGATAATGCTTCACTTCAGGTCTCTCCAGAAGCAGCAAACCACGGCGGATCTGCTAAAGAGGTTCCTAAACCTGTCCCTGCTAAGGTTTCTGTATCACAACCTGATGATAATGCAATTGAGCAAACAGGAACCTTTTCCTTTGGAACAAGAAGAGAACAGGACAGTCATCTTGATCAATTAGATAGGCCACCACTTGTGAGTTCCCAAGGAAAGCGTCAAGTGGAATCAGCTGATAAAAACAAGCCCAACAGTGAAATGCTCAGGATGAAACTGTGGGAGATCCTTGGTGGTACTTCACAAAACAAGGAGGCTGTTGCCTCACCAAATCCTGAAGATATTGAGACGCCATGCCAACCTAAAAGTCAAATTGCCAATGGACCATCTTCAGGAAGACAGAAGGTTTTCACTTCACCTGTTCCATATAATATTAAGACACCAGCTCAGTTTAATAGTCAAACAGCGAACAAACCATCCTCTGATCCAATTGAGTCAGACTCCGACAGTCCTCAAGTAGTTGAAGTAAGACCTATTACTCGTTCGCTGGGGCGCAAGAAAGAACCAACAGGCTCCACACATCAGGATAAGAGCGGGAGTGCAAAGAAACCATTGTCTACTCATCGTTCTACACCCAAGCAGAAAATATTGGACAATGTGTTTGCCTTCAACGATAAATGCACACCTAAAACAGTAGGAAAATCTGCAAATGGTGAATCTGGCAGCTTGAGGAATCTTAGAAGCTTGAGTAGGAGGGCTAAAGTTGAGCCAAAGAAGGCACATTGTTCGGACAGGATTTCTCATAAGACTACACAGGATGATATGGAAAGAAAGGTACCTTCTAAATATATACCATCAGAGAAAAAAGGTGAGAAAACAAactccttttcttctttatcCCGAACAGGAAAAACTGCTGAGAGTTGTTCTAGAAGCCCTAAAAGGGAGAGAAGGGTGAACACGATGGCTAATGTTGGGGCTCGAAAGATGCAGTTATCTGAAAATTTACTGGTCAAGACTCTAAATGATGGTGAACACAAGCTCTCTTCTCCTCAGCTTACTTCCTTTAAGAGCAAGGGAAAATGTTCTTCTATATCGCCTCAACAGAAGGAGAATGATAATACCCACATCCCTGAAGCTTCAGACAGAACAGCAGCAAGAAATAGTTTTAACTCCACACCTTCTCCTGCTGCTAATCCATCTCCTGTACTGAGGAAGTACTCATGGGAACATGATGAGAATCCTGCGATAAATGGTAAATCTGGACAGAAGGATGCCAGTCCGTTGGCAGACAGATTCAGCGACATGCCAGATGATTTTGCAAGTCCTACTTTTGCAGCAAACATAAAAATATCCCCCCACAGAAGTAAAATGCTAGACGATGACCTATTTAGCTCCAAATATCCAAAAGGTGTGAACAGGTCAAGATCAACTTCCTTTACCTCGGATCCAGAATCGGAGCCATTG GACAAAATGGAGAAAACCAACGAGTTACCTGGCAGTGAATCTCCTAACTCTCAGGAGGAAAGACAGAACAGAAAACAACCACATCTTTCACCCCTTTCTCCTATTGAGAGTGAAGGGGCTCAAATTTCTATTCCAAGCTTTAGAAAAG GATATAAATCTCATAAATGGCTTTCAGATGTTGACAGCCCTGATAAATCTTCTATTGAGCATCTGGGCCGAAAATCACATCTAAAAGAGGGTAGAAAGGGCAAAAGGCAATTAACTTCGCCAACCcattttgccacctctg ggaCGCAAGAAACAATGTCAGACAAAGAACCAGAAAAAGTCCCAGAAAACTACCTAACCAG GGCTTTTGATCAGTTAGTAGTGGTGCTAGGAAGGTTCCAAACCAAAATCAAGTCTGAAACAAGGAATAAAAGTTCTAAGATACTTGCAGCTACTGGAGAGATAATACGCCAGCACCTTGAAGGGGTTGAGGGGCAGATGCAGGCTGATGT GGACAAGCTGGTCAATGCAGGAAAATCTAAAAGGAAACGTCTAGAGTCAACATTTGAAG AGCAACAAGAAAAGTTAAGGATTCTTCACGAGAAGTTCAAGGAGGAGGTCAACCAGCAGTTGCTCGGTTGCAAGAACTCTGTTGAGGATTTTGAGGCTTACCATGCAGAACTTAAGGGAGTTGCTGACAAGCAAA AAGCCTCACACAAGAAGCTCCTTCAAAATGCTGAGAAGACAGTCGGCGCTCAGCTGAGCGACGCGGAAACCAAAATCGCTGAGGTCCAGAAG AGGGCACGGAAGAGGATGAAGGGCCTCAAATTTGTGCTCAAGGAGCTCATTGCAGAAACTGCAGAGTAA
- the LOC4348582 gene encoding ATP-dependent 6-phosphofructokinase 5, chloroplastic, translating into MALKSPVDFAGSITSGQKDPCCFGVPGCNPRCVRYNKKSRTCRLVTRAISVDRPQLDFSNSDWKKQFQEDFDRRFSLPHLKDVIDVEPRPTTFSLKSRTPLENVNGSMQGSWNGYVNDDDRALLKVIKFASPTSAGADCIDPDCSWVEQWVHRAGPRKQIYFEPQYVKAGIVTCGGLCPGLNDVIRQIVLTLEKYGVKNIVGIQHGFRGFFEDHLAEVPLNRQVVQNINLAGGSFLGVSRGGANISDIVDSIQARRLDMLFVLGGNGTHAGANLIHEECRKRKLKVSIVGVPKTIDNDILLMDKTFGFDTAVEAAQRAINSAYIEAHSAFHGIGLVKLMGRSSGFITMHASLSSGQVDICLIPEVPFTLDGPNGVLQHLEHLIETKGFALICVAEGAGQEHLQQSNATDASGNMILGDIGVHLHQKIKAHFKEIGVHSDVKYIDPTYMVRAVRANASDAILCTVLGQNAVHGAFAGFSGITTGICNTHNVYLPISEVIKSTRFVDPNSRMWHRCLTSTGQPDFH; encoded by the exons ATGGCTCTAAAATCACCAGTGGATTTTGCTGGCTCAATCACTTCAGGCCAGAAGGACCCGTGTTGTTTTGGTGTGCCCGGCTGCAATCCGCGATGTGTTAGATACAATAAGAAATCAAGAACATGCCGATTGGTTACTAGAGCCATATCCGTCGATCGCCCGCAGCTAGACTTCTCAAACTCAGACTGGAAGAAGCAGTTCCAGGAGGATTTCGATAGGCGGTTCAGTTTGCCTCACTTGAAAGATGTAATCGACGTTGAACCGAGGCCAACAACGTTTTCCCTCAAGAGCAG GACCCCTCTGGAGAATGTTAATGGTTCTATGCAAGGATCATGGAATGGCTATGTGAATGACGATGACAGAGCACTTTTGAAG GTTATTAAGTTTGCTTCACCAACATCTGCTGGAGCTGATTGCATTGACCCTGATTGCAGCTGGGTCGAACAATG GGTGCACCGTGCTGGCCCAcgtaaacaaatatattttgaacCTCAGTATGTAAAGGCTGGAATTGTCACCTGTGGTGGACTTTGCCCTGGTCTCAATGATGTCATTCGGCAG ATTGTGCTTACACTGGAAAAATATGGAGTGAAAAACATTGTTGGAATACAGCATGGTTTCCGTGGATTTTTTGAGGATCATTTAGCAGAAGTGCCA CTTAATAGGCAAGTTGTCCAGAATATCAATCTTGCTGGTGGAAGTTTCTTAGGAGTTTCTCGTGGTGGAGCAAATATCTCAGACATTGTCGACAGCATACAG GCCCGGAGGCTTGACATGCTCTTTGTTCTAGGTGGAAATGGAACTCATGCTGGAGCTAACCTTATACATGAGGAG TGCCGCAAGAGAAAACTGAAAGTATCAATTGTGGGCGTTCCAAAAACCATTGATAATGACATACTACTGATGGACAAGACATTTGGATTTGATACAGCAGTTGAAGCAGCACAGAGAGCTATAAACTCTGCATATATTGAG GCACATTCTGCATTTCATGGCATTGGATTGGTCAAGCTGATGGGAAGAAGCAGTGGCTTTATCACAATGCATGCTTCCCTGTCTAGTGGCCAAGTAGATATCTGCCTGATACCTGAG GTACCGTTCACTCTTGATGGGCCAAATGGAGTTCTTCAACACCTTGAGCACTTGATAGAAACCAAGGGATTTGCTCTGATTTGTGTAGCCGAAGGAGCGGGACAG GAACATCTGCAACAGTCAAACGCAACTGATGCATCAGGGAACATGATCCTTGGTGATATCGGCGTGCACCTTCATCAGAAG ATCAAGGCCCATTTCAAGGAAATAGGAGTACATTCTGATGTGAAGTACATTGATCCTACATACATGGTCCGTGCTGTGCGTGCCAATGCATCCGATGCCATCCTATGCACTGTGCTTGGTCAGAATGCT GTTCATGGTGCATTTGCAGGGTTCAGTGGCATCACAACCGGCATATGCAACACGCACAACGTCTACTTGCCAATCTCAGAAGTCATCAAGTCCACAAGGTTCGTCGATCCAAACAGCAGGATGTGGCACCGGTGTTTGACATCAACAGGGCAACCAGACTTCCACTGA
- the LOC4348583 gene encoding soluble inorganic pyrophosphatase 1 — MAEEKKTPCLNERILSSLSKRSVAAHSWHDLEIGPGAPQVFNVVVEITKGSKVKYELDKKTGMIKVDRVLYSSVVYPHNYGFIPRTLCEDGDPMDVLVLMQEPVIPGCYLRAKAIGLMPMIDQGEKDDKIIAVCVDDPEFRHFNDLKELSPHRLAEIRRFFEDYKKNENKEVAVNDFLPPATAQEAIKYSMDLYAEYILHSLRR; from the exons ATGGCTGAAGAAAAGAAGACCCCATGCCTGAATGAGCGGATCCTGTCGTCGCTCTCGAAGCGATCCGTGGCTGCGCATTCCTGGCATGATCTTGAGATTG GACCTGGAGCTCCTCAGGTTTTCAATGTT gTTGTTGAGATCACAAAGGGGAGCAAAGTGAAGTATGAGCTTGACAAGAAGACTGGAATGATCAAG GTTGACAGGGTGCTATACTCATCGGTGGTGTACCCGCACAACTACGGTTTCATACCGCGAACGCTGTGCGAAGATGGGGATCCAATGGATGTGCTGGTCCTGATGCAG GAACCAGTGATTCCTGGCTGCTACCTTAGAGCCAAGGCCATTGGCCTCATGCCTATGATTGATCAG GGTGAGAAAGATGATAAGATCATCGCGGTTTGCGTTGATGATCCCGAGTTCCGCCACTTCAATGATCTCAAGGAGCTCTCTCCTCACCGACTTGCTGAAATCCGCCGCTTCTTTGAAGACT ACAAGAAGAATGAAAACAAAGAGGTCGCCGTAAACGATTTCCTGCCACCGGCAACTGCTCAGGAGGCCATCAAGTACTCCAT GGATCTTTATGCTGAATATATCCTGCACAGCCTGAGGCGCTAA